The following coding sequences are from one Methanosarcina sp. WWM596 window:
- the dnaG gene encoding DNA primase DnaG produces the protein MQNTDTTKYIIHSKINADGVIERPDIVGAIFGQTEGLLGADLDLRDLQKTGRIGRIEVMVTAKGGKTKGNIFVPSSLDKVETSILAASLETIDRVGPCSAKIEVFQVEDVRAVKRKKIIERAKLIFTKMFDETVPESQELADEVRQSVRVDELTYYGKSRIPCGPNVLNSDAIIIVEGRADILNLLRYGIKNTICVGGTNIPPEVAELTKKKTVTAFTDGDRGGELIIRELLQVADIDYVARAPDGKGVEDLVQKEIIRSLRRKVPVEQIIEKYGIQEKENEDSACRLERISKRKIRAPEVVSRVAEKKLHKRVKVHRVSPKTDVYEEEAPEEMEGAVPEKPLEKVSERSFKKTPATTERVEARHAVSKPAVMARAVPASRVPRGKPVVEKVSAVKVPGGEAVRVSPAPARQAPVAPPVSPEAVRFRPHVDALKGTLTARILDSEDRIIEEIAVRDLASRLKTCRDNVKSVIFDGVITQRLVDIASSNAIKNLVGVKIGNLAKVPADMEVLTSSML, from the coding sequence ATGCAAAATACTGATACCACAAAATACATCATTCACTCTAAAATCAATGCTGATGGGGTAATTGAGCGTCCTGATATCGTAGGCGCAATTTTTGGTCAGACCGAAGGGCTGCTCGGAGCAGATCTTGATCTGCGTGATCTGCAGAAAACTGGAAGGATCGGCAGGATTGAGGTAATGGTTACCGCCAAGGGAGGAAAAACCAAAGGAAATATCTTTGTTCCTTCGAGCCTTGATAAGGTAGAGACATCGATTCTTGCAGCATCTCTGGAAACCATTGACAGGGTAGGACCCTGCAGTGCCAAGATTGAGGTTTTCCAGGTAGAAGACGTAAGGGCTGTTAAGCGCAAAAAAATTATTGAGAGAGCAAAACTCATTTTCACAAAGATGTTCGATGAGACTGTGCCCGAATCCCAGGAGCTCGCTGATGAAGTTCGGCAGTCCGTAAGGGTTGACGAGCTGACTTATTATGGCAAGTCAAGGATACCCTGCGGGCCTAACGTGCTTAACTCGGATGCTATCATTATTGTTGAAGGCAGGGCTGACATCCTGAACCTGCTTCGCTATGGTATAAAGAACACCATCTGCGTGGGCGGAACAAACATTCCACCTGAGGTCGCTGAACTTACTAAAAAGAAAACCGTAACTGCTTTTACGGACGGAGACCGGGGTGGAGAACTCATTATACGTGAACTCCTGCAGGTGGCAGATATCGATTATGTTGCCCGTGCTCCGGATGGCAAGGGTGTGGAAGACCTTGTTCAGAAAGAAATAATCAGGTCTTTGCGCAGGAAAGTTCCAGTGGAACAGATTATTGAGAAATATGGAATCCAGGAAAAGGAAAATGAAGATAGTGCCTGCAGGCTGGAACGCATTTCCAAGAGAAAGATAAGAGCACCAGAAGTTGTTTCCAGAGTTGCGGAGAAGAAGTTACATAAACGTGTGAAAGTTCACAGGGTATCTCCAAAGACCGACGTTTATGAAGAGGAAGCCCCTGAAGAAATGGAAGGGGCGGTTCCTGAGAAACCATTAGAAAAAGTTTCGGAAAGGTCTTTTAAAAAAACTCCTGCAACGACAGAAAGAGTTGAGGCAAGACATGCGGTTTCAAAACCTGCGGTTATGGCAAGAGCAGTTCCAGCCAGCAGAGTTCCCAGAGGAAAGCCCGTAGTTGAGAAAGTTTCAGCTGTGAAAGTCCCTGGTGGAGAGGCGGTAAGGGTTTCACCCGCTCCTGCAAGACAGGCTCCGGTAGCTCCTCCAGTTTCTCCGGAAGCTGTGAGATTCAGACCGCACGTAGACGCCCTTAAAGGGACATTGACGGCAAGGATTCTGGATTCTGAAGACAGGATAATAGAGGAAATTGCAGTCAGAGACCTTGCAAGCAGGTTAAAAACCTGCAGAGACAATGTGAAAAGTGTAATTTTTGATGGTGTAATTACTCAGAGGCTTGTTGATATTGCTTCGAGCAATGCAATCAAAAATCTTGTAGGGGTGAAAATCGGAAATCTTGCTAAGGTTCCTGCAGATATGGAAGTTTTGACCTCCAGCATGCTCTGA